The genomic window ATTCGTCGCGTCGCGATGCCCCTTCAACCGGGCCGCGAGCTTCGATGATCAACCCCCAGGAGGTTCACATGACCACGCCCCCTCCCCCCCCCCTTCGACCCGGAGTTGGCCGCCGCCCTGGTGGAACTCGGTGACCAGGCGCCGACCACGGCGACCCCGGACGACATCCCCGCGGCGAGAGAGCGGTTCAACGGCGGGATTCCCCTCATGACGGACGACGAACTGAGCTGTGGCGGGCTCTTGGAGATACAGGAGCGGGCGGTGCCCGGCCCGCCGGGCGCACCGGACGTCTCCCTGCTGATCTGTCGCCCCGCCCACGGGGCTGAACCACGGCCGATCGTGTACTTCACGCACCCCGGGGGCATGGTCCTCGGCACCAACCGGCTGGGCCTTCCCCTCGACTGGGCTCAGGAACTGGACCTGGTCGTGGTGTCGGTGGAATACCGGCTCGCCCCCGAGCATCCGCACCCGGCGCCGGTCGAGGACTGCTACGCCGGTCTGCTGTGGACGGCGGAACACGCCAAGGAGATCGGCGGCGATCCGGACCGCATCATCCTGGCCGGGGGCAGCGCGGGCGGCGGACTCGCCGCGGCCCTCGCACTCCTCGCCCGCGACCGCCAGGGCCCCCGCCCCATCGGCCAGCTCCTGACGTGCCCGATGCTCGACGACCGCAACGACACACTGTCCGCCCACCAGATGACCGGGCTCGGCGTATGGGACCGCACCGCCAACGAGACCGGCTGGAACGCGCTGTTGGGCGAGGCACGTGGCACCGACGACGTCTCACCGTACGCCGCGCCGGCTCGCGCGGACGACCTCTCCGACCTGCCTCCCGCCTTCATCGACGTCGGCTCCGCGGAGACCTTCCGCGACGAGGACGTCACCTACGCCTCCAGGATCTGGCAGGCAGGAGGCAGCGCCGAACTGCATGTCTGGCCGGGCGGCTTCCACGGGTTCGACGGCTTCGTGCCGCAGGCGGCACTCTCGGTCGACGCCCGTGCGGCCCGTCTGCGGTGGCTGCGACGACTGCTGGGGGAGTGACGGCGGAGCTGACGAGTCCGGTCCGAGGTTTTCTCGGCCGGACCGTGGACATGGCGTCGTTGAGGGCCGCGGCGGAGCGGTGCCGGTAGGACTCAGGCCGGGATCGGTGCCGCCCCGTCGCCGTCTTCTGTGAAGCCGAGATCATGGATCCTCGCGGTGCCCGGAGCGGGGCTTCCTTTCTCCACTCGGACTGCGGCCGGCCCTGGTTCAGGCGTCGTAGGTGTGGAAGCCGCGTCCGCTCTTTCGGCCGAGGTGACCCGCGGCGACCATGCGGCGCAGGAGTGCGGGCGGTGCGTACAGCGGCTCCTTGTACTCCTCGTACATCGACTCGGCCACGGCCTGGGCGGTGTCGAGGCCGATGAGGTCGAGCAGGCGCAACGGCCCCATGGGGTGGGCGCATCCGAGTTCCATGCCCCGGTCGATGTCCTCCGGCTGCGCGGAGCACGACTCCACCATCCGGACCGCGCTGAGCAGGTAGGGAACGAGGAGGGCGTTGACGACGAAGCCGGAACGGTCGGGCGCCTGGATGGCCTGTTTGCCCAACTGCTCGGCGAAGCCGCGGGTGCGGTCCACGGTGTCCGCGCTGGTGATGAGGGTGGGAATGACCTCGACCAGCCGCTGCACGGGCACCGGATTGAAGAAGTGCATGCCGATGACCTGCGCGGGCCGCTCGGTGACGACGGCGAGATCGACGACGGGGATCGAGGAGGTGTTGGTGGCCAGGACCGCCGAAGGGTCTTCGACCGCCTTGTCCAGGGTGCGCAGGACGTCGGCCTTGATGTCGCGGTTCTCGGCGACGGCCTCGATGACGAACTGGCGGTCGGCCATGTCGCTGAGGTCGTGGGTGAAGGAAAGCCTGGCGAGGGCCTGGTCGCGCTGCTCCTCGCCGAGCTTGCCACGCCGTACGCCTCGGTCGAGGGAGGCGGTGAGCCGGCGGCGGCCTGCCTCGACCGCGTCCGGTGTGGCCTCGGCGACGCGGACGTCGATGCCGCCGCGGGCGGCGACTTCGGCGATGCCGGAGCCCATGAGGCCGCAACCGACAATGCCGAGGCGGGTAACGGGATCCATCTGAGGTCCTATCTGATGAGTCGCTGCGGGGTGGATTCCGGGGCTGGGTCAGACGTTTCGGCGGTATTGGCCGCCCACCTCGAAGAAGGCTTCGGTGATCTCCTGAAGTGAGCAGACCCGGGTGGCGTCCATGAGGACGGCGAAGACGTTGCCGCCGCTCGTCGCCGCGTCCTTGAGAGCGGCCAGGGCATGGTGGGCCTGGTCGCGGTGGCGAGTCCGGAAGGCCCGCACGCGCTCCAGCTGGGACTGCTTCTCCGTCTCGGTGGCCCGGGCGAGTTCCAGCTCCGGGGGCCGGCTGTCGCCTCCGGGGCGGAGGAAGGTGTTGACGCCGATGATGGGCAGTGTGCCGTCGTGCTTACGCTGCTCGTACAGCATCGACTCGTCCTGGATACGGCCCCGCTGGTAGCCGGTCTCCATCGCGCCCAGCACACCACCGCGCTCGCTGATGCGCTCGAACTCCTGGAGGACGGCCTCCTCCACCAGATCGGTGAGTTCGTCGATGACGAACGATCCCTGCAGGGGGTTCTCGTTCATCGCCAGGCCCCACTCGCGGTTGATGACGAGCTGGATCGCCAGCGCCCGCCGTACCGACTCCTCGGACGGGGTGGTGACGGCCTCGTCGTAGGCGTTGGTGTGCAGCGAGTTGGCGTTGTCGTAGATGGCCGTGAGGGCCTGCAGGGTGGTGCGGATGTCGTTGAAGTCCATCTCCTGGGCGTGCAGGGAGCGTCCGGAGGTCTGGACGTGGTACTTCAGCTTCTGGCTGCGTTCGCCCGCGCCGTACTTCTCCTTCATCGCGACGGCCCAGATACGGCGGGCGACTCGGCCGAGGACGGAGTACTCGGGGTCCATGCCGTTGGAGAAGAAGAACGACAGGTTCGGGGCGAAGTCGTCGATGCGCATGCCCCGGGCGAGGTAGGCCTCGACGTAGGTGAAGCCGTTGGCGAGGGTGAAGGCGAGCTGGTTGATGGGGTTCGCACCGGCTTCGGCGATGTGGTAGCCGGAAATGGACACGGAGTAGAAGTTGCGGACCTTGTGGGCGATGAACCACTCCTGGATGTCGGCCATCATCCGCAGGGAGAACTCGGTGGAGAACAGACAGGTGTTCTGGCCCTGGTCCTCCTTGAGGATGTCGGCCTGCACGGTGCCGCGCACGGTGGCGAGCGCGTGGGCCCGCAGCTCGGCCGCCTCCTCGGGCGAGGGGTCCCGGCCCTCGGCGGTTCGGAACCCTTCCATCTGCTGGTCGATGGTGGTGTTGAGGAAGAACGCCAGGATGGTCGGCGCGGGTCCGTTGATGGTCATGGAGACCGAGGTCGTGGGCGAGATCAGGTCGAAGCCGTCGTAGAGCGCCTTCATGTCCGCCAGCGTGGCCACCGATACTCCGGACGTGCCGACCTTGCCGTAGATGTCGGGGCGTTCGTCCGGGTCACGGCCGTAGAGGGTGACCGAGTCGAAGGCGGTGGACAGGCGGGTGGCCGGTTGGCCCTCGGAGAGCAGCTTGAAGCGGCGGTTCGTACGGTACGGATCGCCCTCACCGGCGAACATCCGCGCCGGGTCCTCGCCGTCGCGCTTGAAGGGGAACACCCCGGCCGTGAAGGGGAAGTGGCCGGGCAGGTTCTCCCCGCGCCAGAACCGCACCAGCTCCCCGTGGTCGGTGAAGCGGGGCAGGGCGACGCGCGGGACCTTGCTGCCGGACAGGGACTCGCGGGTCAGCCTGGTGCGGATCTCCTTGTCCCGGACCTTCACCACCTGCTCGTCTCCGGAGTAGGAGGCGATGACGGCGGGCCAGTTCGCGATCTGCTCCGTGATGTGGTGCGGGAGCTGCTCGCGGGCGCCCCGAAGGAGCGACCGCACGTTGGCCGCGTCGGAGTCGGCCGCGACGAGTTCGGCGCTGACCGTCTCCAGGCGCTGCACCCGCCTTGCCGCTTCGGCCAGGTGGCCGGTCTCGGCGTGGTACGCGCGGACGGTGTCGGTGATCTCGGCGAGGTAGCGCACCCGGTCCGCGGGCACCACCTGCCGGATGCCGGAGGAGTGGCGCACGCCGGCCGGTGTCAGCGCGCCCTCGGACAGTGGCAGCCCCTTCTCGGCCAGCCCGGCCTTGAGGTGCTGGTAGAGCGCGGTGACACCGTCGTCGTTGAAGGTCGCCGCCGACGTGCCGTACACCGGCATGTCCTCGGGCCGCATGCCGAACGCCTCGCGGTTACGGATCAGTTGGCGGCCCACGTCGCGCAGCGCGTCGTGCGCGCCGCGCCGCTCGAACTTGTTGATCGCCACGACGTCGGCGAAGTCGAGCATGTCGATCTTCTCCAACTGCGAGGCGGCACCGAACTCCGGTGTCATCACATACAGCGAGGTGTCGACGTACGGCACGATCGCGGCGTCTCCCTGGCCGATGCCCGGTGTCTCCACGATCACCAGGTCGAATCCGGCGGCCTTGACCACGTCGATGACGTCGGACAGGTGCTCGGGCAGCTCGTGGCTGCCACGGGTGGCCAGGCTCCGGAAGAAGACCCGGTTCCCGTCGAGGGAGTTCATGCGGATCCGGTCACCGAGCAGTGCCCCGCCGCCGCGGCGGCGGGTCGGGTCGACCGCGAGCACCGCGATGCGCAGCTTGTCCTGCTGGTCGACGCGGAAGCGGCGCACCAGTTCATCGGTGAGAGAGGACTTTCCGGAGCCGCCGGTGCCGGTGATGCCGAGCACCGGCATGACCCGTGCCGCGGCGGCGGCACGCAGTTGCTCCAGGAGATCCGGGGGCAGCTTGCCCAGTTCCGCGCCGGTGATGGCGCGGGCGATCGCGAAGCGGTCGCCGGCGAGTACGGCGGCGGCGTCGGTCGGCTTGCCGTCCCAGAGGTCGAAGTCGCAGTCCTCCACGACCGAGTTGACCATCCCGGCGAGGCCCATCCGCTGGCCGTCCTCGGGGGAGAAGATGGTCACCCCGCTGTTCCGTAGCCGGGTGATCTCCTCGGGCACGATGACGCCGCCTCCGCCGCCCACCACGCGGATGTGGTCGGCTCCCCGCGCACGCAGTGACTCGACCAGGTACTCGAAGTACTCCACGTGCCCGCCCTGGTACGACGAGACGGCGACACCGTGGGCGTCCTCCTCCAACGCCGCGTCCACGACCTCCCGCACCGACCGGTTGTGTCCGAGGTGGATCACCTCGGCGCCCTGGGACTGGAAGATCCGCCGCATGATGTTGATCGACGCGTCATGCCCGTCGAACAGAGCCGAAGCCGTGACCAGGCGGACAGGATGCGCGGGTCGGTGCAGATCGCTCATGGGGGGCCTTCCCGGACAGGGCGGGGGGACTGCTGACGGAATGGATACTAGGACGTCCTAGTAAAATACTGGGAGTGATCGCCGTCACAGATCGAGGACCAGGCGGGGCCCGCACGAGCGGGAGACGCAGATGAGCATGGTGTCTCCTGCGGCCCGTTCGTCCTCGGTCAGCAGCGAGTCGCGGTGGTCGGGCCTGCCGTCGAGTACGTCGGTCTCGCAGGTGCCGCACGTGCCTTCCCGGCAGGAGAAGTTCACCGCGACGCCGGCCTCCTCCACGGTTTCGAGCACCGAACGGTCCGGCGGCACGGTGAGGGTGAGCCCGGAGCGGGCGAGCTCCAGCTCGAAGGCCCCGGTCGGGCCGGTCGCGGCCGTCCGTACCGGGGCGAACCGTTCGACGCCCAACGTGCCGGGCGGCCAGCCCGCGCACTGCTCCTGGACCGCCCGCAACAAGGGTTCGGGACCACAGGCGTGCACCAGGGTGCCCTCCTCGGGCACGCCGAGGTGGGCGGCGAGGTCCAGCAGGCCGTACTCGTCCTGCGGACGGATGAGCACGCGGTCCCCGTGCGGGACGAGGCGGTCCAGGAACGCCATGGAGGTACGGGTGCGGCCGCCGTACAGCAGACTCCAGTCGGCCCCAGCGGCCTCGGCGGCCTCGACCATGGGAAGGATGGGGGTGATGCCGACCCCGCCGGCGATGAACAGATGGCGGGCGGCGGGGCGCAGCGGGAAGTTGTTCCGCGGTCCGCGGACCCGCACGGTGGTGCCCTCGCGCAGGTGGTCGTGGACGTACGCGGAGCCGCCGCGGCCCTGCGGCTCACGCAGCACGGCGATCTGCCAGGCCCCGCGTTCAGCCGGGTCTCCGCACAGGGAGTACTGGCGGATCAGACCGCCGCCGTCGCTGCCGTCTTCGCCGTCCAGGAGTACGTCGATGTGGGCGCCCGGTGTCCAGGCGGCGAGCGTCCCGCCGTCGGGTCGGCGCAGGGTGAGGGAGACGACGCCGTCGGCGGCGGGGACACGGGTCGCCACGACAAGGGTCGTGTCGACCGGGGGCAGTTGATCGTTCATGGTGGTTCGGCTCCGGGGTTCAGTCCTGCGTCGGCACATGCAGCAACAGCGCGTCGCCCTGGCCGCCGCCCCCGCACAGGGCCGCCGCTCCGCTGCCGCCTCCGCGCCGCCGCAGTTCCGCCGCGAGAGTCAGCACCAGCCGGGCTCCGGTCATGCCGACCGGGTGCCCGAGCGCGATCGCTCCGCCGTTGACGTTCACCTTGTCCAGCGGGATGCCCAGCTCCCGTACGGAAGCCAGAGCCACTCCGGCGAACGCCTCGTTGATCTCGAACAGGTCCAGGTCGGCGGTCTTGAGCCGGCCGTCCCGGGACAGGGCGTCGCGGACCGCGCCGGCCGGCTGGACGAGCAGCGAGGGGTCGGGGCCCGCGACCGTGCCGTAGGCGCCGATCTCGGCGAGCGGGGACAGGCCCTCGCGCCGGGCGCGCTCCGCGCTCATCACGACGACGGCCGCGGCGCCGTCCGAGAGCTGTGAGGAGTTGCCCGCGGTGATGGTGCCGGCGGTGGAGAAGGCCGGCTTCAGGCGCCCCAGGCTCTCGGCGGTGCTGCCCGGCCGTACGCCCTCGTCGGTGTCCACCACCGTCTCGCCCCGGCGTCCCGCCACGGTGACGGGGGCGATCTCCCCGGTGAACGCGCCCGACTCCTGCGCCTCGGCGGCCCGTTGATGGGACAGTGCGCTGTACTCGTCCTGCTCCTCACGGGTCAGGGCGAACGGCCGCTGGTGGCGCTCGGTGGCCGCGCCCATGGAGACGCCGTCGAAGGCGCAGACGAGGGCGTCGCGGTCGAGGGCGTCCTCCGCCGCCGCCGAACCGTACTTCCAGCCGGTGCGAGCCCCGCGCAGCAGGTGCGGGGCGCCCGACATGGACTCCATGCCACCGGCGACGACCACCTCGTGACGGCCGGAGGCGATCATGAGGTCGGCCAGGGCGATGGCGTGCAGACCGGACAGGCAGAGCTTGTTGACGGTGCTCGCGGGGACGGAGAAGGGAATGCCGGCGCGGATCGCGGCCTGCCGTGCCG from Streptomyces sp. DSM 40750 includes these protein-coding regions:
- a CDS encoding alpha/beta hydrolase; this translates as MAAALVELGDQAPTTATPDDIPAARERFNGGIPLMTDDELSCGGLLEIQERAVPGPPGAPDVSLLICRPAHGAEPRPIVYFTHPGGMVLGTNRLGLPLDWAQELDLVVVSVEYRLAPEHPHPAPVEDCYAGLLWTAEHAKEIGGDPDRIILAGGSAGGGLAAALALLARDRQGPRPIGQLLTCPMLDDRNDTLSAHQMTGLGVWDRTANETGWNALLGEARGTDDVSPYAAPARADDLSDLPPAFIDVGSAETFRDEDVTYASRIWQAGGSAELHVWPGGFHGFDGFVPQAALSVDARAARLRWLRRLLGE
- a CDS encoding 3-hydroxybutyryl-CoA dehydrogenase — translated: MDPVTRLGIVGCGLMGSGIAEVAARGGIDVRVAEATPDAVEAGRRRLTASLDRGVRRGKLGEEQRDQALARLSFTHDLSDMADRQFVIEAVAENRDIKADVLRTLDKAVEDPSAVLATNTSSIPVVDLAVVTERPAQVIGMHFFNPVPVQRLVEVIPTLITSADTVDRTRGFAEQLGKQAIQAPDRSGFVVNALLVPYLLSAVRMVESCSAQPEDIDRGMELGCAHPMGPLRLLDLIGLDTAQAVAESMYEEYKEPLYAPPALLRRMVAAGHLGRKSGRGFHTYDA
- a CDS encoding acetyl-CoA C-acyltransferase, translating into MPGSVIVAGARTPIGRLMGALSTVSAVDLGAHAIGAALTAVRLDPAAVEAVVMGHVVQAGAGPNPARQAAIRAGIPFSVPASTVNKLCLSGLHAIALADLMIASGRHEVVVAGGMESMSGAPHLLRGARTGWKYGSAAAEDALDRDALVCAFDGVSMGAATERHQRPFALTREEQDEYSALSHQRAAEAQESGAFTGEIAPVTVAGRRGETVVDTDEGVRPGSTAESLGRLKPAFSTAGTITAGNSSQLSDGAAAVVVMSAERARREGLSPLAEIGAYGTVAGPDPSLLVQPAGAVRDALSRDGRLKTADLDLFEINEAFAGVALASVRELGIPLDKVNVNGGAIALGHPVGMTGARLVLTLAAELRRRGGGSGAAALCGGGGQGDALLLHVPTQD
- a CDS encoding PDR/VanB family oxidoreductase, with protein sequence MNDQLPPVDTTLVVATRVPAADGVVSLTLRRPDGGTLAAWTPGAHIDVLLDGEDGSDGGGLIRQYSLCGDPAERGAWQIAVLREPQGRGGSAYVHDHLREGTTVRVRGPRNNFPLRPAARHLFIAGGVGITPILPMVEAAEAAGADWSLLYGGRTRTSMAFLDRLVPHGDRVLIRPQDEYGLLDLAAHLGVPEEGTLVHACGPEPLLRAVQEQCAGWPPGTLGVERFAPVRTAATGPTGAFELELARSGLTLTVPPDRSVLETVEEAGVAVNFSCREGTCGTCETDVLDGRPDHRDSLLTEDERAAGDTMLICVSRSCGPRLVLDL
- the icmF gene encoding fused isobutyryl-CoA mutase/GTPase IcmF; the encoded protein is MSDLHRPAHPVRLVTASALFDGHDASINIMRRIFQSQGAEVIHLGHNRSVREVVDAALEEDAHGVAVSSYQGGHVEYFEYLVESLRARGADHIRVVGGGGGVIVPEEITRLRNSGVTIFSPEDGQRMGLAGMVNSVVEDCDFDLWDGKPTDAAAVLAGDRFAIARAITGAELGKLPPDLLEQLRAAAAARVMPVLGITGTGGSGKSSLTDELVRRFRVDQQDKLRIAVLAVDPTRRRGGGALLGDRIRMNSLDGNRVFFRSLATRGSHELPEHLSDVIDVVKAAGFDLVIVETPGIGQGDAAIVPYVDTSLYVMTPEFGAASQLEKIDMLDFADVVAINKFERRGAHDALRDVGRQLIRNREAFGMRPEDMPVYGTSAATFNDDGVTALYQHLKAGLAEKGLPLSEGALTPAGVRHSSGIRQVVPADRVRYLAEITDTVRAYHAETGHLAEAARRVQRLETVSAELVAADSDAANVRSLLRGAREQLPHHITEQIANWPAVIASYSGDEQVVKVRDKEIRTRLTRESLSGSKVPRVALPRFTDHGELVRFWRGENLPGHFPFTAGVFPFKRDGEDPARMFAGEGDPYRTNRRFKLLSEGQPATRLSTAFDSVTLYGRDPDERPDIYGKVGTSGVSVATLADMKALYDGFDLISPTTSVSMTINGPAPTILAFFLNTTIDQQMEGFRTAEGRDPSPEEAAELRAHALATVRGTVQADILKEDQGQNTCLFSTEFSLRMMADIQEWFIAHKVRNFYSVSISGYHIAEAGANPINQLAFTLANGFTYVEAYLARGMRIDDFAPNLSFFFSNGMDPEYSVLGRVARRIWAVAMKEKYGAGERSQKLKYHVQTSGRSLHAQEMDFNDIRTTLQALTAIYDNANSLHTNAYDEAVTTPSEESVRRALAIQLVINREWGLAMNENPLQGSFVIDELTDLVEEAVLQEFERISERGGVLGAMETGYQRGRIQDESMLYEQRKHDGTLPIIGVNTFLRPGGDSRPPELELARATETEKQSQLERVRAFRTRHRDQAHHALAALKDAATSGGNVFAVLMDATRVCSLQEITEAFFEVGGQYRRNV